From Saprospiraceae bacterium, one genomic window encodes:
- a CDS encoding DMT family transporter, which produces MNHTFTRSYLYVHLAVFLFGFTGVLGFVIDLPAVILVWWRSLLTWVMMLPWMIHVRMFSNLTTKDFKIFGSIGVIVALHWICFYGSIKLANASIAMICLSTISVMTAFMEAWLQKRPVLWKDALIGLAIIPGIILINGNISGDYRIGFLVGMLAAAFSALFASLNKKYILNSEPLVITWVELLSVWLFISLILPFMYLSDPNLKFYPSQMDWLYLLILALFCTVIPYALALQSMKKLSAFSAMLAFNMETVYGILLSILILKEHKEMNAWFYLGVLLILSSVFLHPLINRDRKSPDLQNK; this is translated from the coding sequence ATGAATCATACCTTCACCCGCTCTTACCTCTATGTCCACCTTGCGGTATTTTTATTTGGGTTTACAGGAGTGCTTGGGTTTGTGATAGACCTGCCTGCTGTGATTCTGGTGTGGTGGAGGTCATTGTTGACCTGGGTCATGATGTTGCCCTGGATGATTCATGTTCGCATGTTTTCAAATTTAACAACAAAAGATTTTAAAATATTCGGATCGATTGGAGTTATCGTGGCACTGCACTGGATCTGTTTTTACGGTTCTATCAAACTTGCAAACGCGTCCATTGCCATGATTTGTCTCTCAACAATCTCCGTCATGACAGCTTTTATGGAAGCATGGCTTCAAAAAAGACCTGTCTTGTGGAAAGATGCTTTGATTGGCCTAGCCATAATCCCAGGTATTATTCTTATCAACGGAAATATTTCAGGAGATTACAGAATTGGATTTCTCGTAGGGATGTTGGCTGCGGCATTTTCCGCATTGTTTGCCTCACTCAACAAAAAGTACATTCTGAATTCCGAACCTTTGGTGATTACCTGGGTCGAGCTGCTTTCTGTTTGGCTGTTCATTTCTCTCATTCTTCCATTTATGTATCTATCCGATCCCAATCTCAAATTTTATCCAAGTCAAATGGATTGGTTGTATTTGCTGATTCTGGCTTTGTTTTGTACTGTGATCCCTTATGCATTGGCACTCCAATCCATGAAAAAGCTTTCGGCATTCAGTGCCATGCTGGCTTTTAATATGGAAACTGTCTACGGCATTCTTTTGTCCATCCTTATTCTCAAAGAACACAAAGAGATGAATGCCTGGTTTTATTTGGGTGTATTGTTGATTCTGAGTTCCGTATTTCTGCATCCATTAATCAATCGAGATCGCAAATCACCGGATTTGCAAAATAAATGA
- a CDS encoding redoxin domain-containing protein: MLQTGDLAPEFSAVNTDRKMISLSDYKGRNVLLLFFPFAFTGVCTKELCMMRDDMARYSDLNAEIFGISVDSPHALKKFKEEQSLPFQLLSDFNKNISASYGCLYEEFHLGLKGVSKRSAFVIDKNGIIRYEEILENAGELPNFVQINQTLQSLTEH; encoded by the coding sequence ATCTTGCAAACGGGAGACCTGGCTCCTGAATTTTCTGCGGTAAATACGGATCGAAAAATGATTTCTTTATCAGATTACAAAGGAAGAAATGTCTTGTTGTTGTTTTTCCCTTTTGCCTTCACCGGGGTATGCACCAAAGAATTGTGTATGATGAGGGATGATATGGCTCGATATTCAGATTTGAATGCTGAGATTTTTGGAATTTCGGTTGACAGCCCTCACGCTTTGAAAAAATTTAAAGAAGAGCAAAGTCTACCTTTCCAATTACTTTCAGACTTCAATAAAAACATATCTGCTTCATACGGATGTCTTTATGAAGAATTCCATTTGGGTCTCAAGGGTGTATCCAAGAGATCGGCATTTGTCATTGATAAAAATGGAATCATTCGGTATGAAGAAATTTTGGAAAATGCAGGAGAACTTCCTAACTTCGTGCAGATAAATCAAACCCTTCAATCATTAACTGAGCATTAA
- a CDS encoding ATP-dependent Clp protease adaptor ClpS produces MMNSQSKPWQDLDDDVLVEEITGDISEIVVYNDDVNTFDWVIESFMEVCKHSFEQAEQLSMMVHFKGKASVKRGVFDILRPMKDALCERGLSAVIETIKV; encoded by the coding sequence ATGATGAATTCTCAATCCAAACCCTGGCAAGATCTCGATGATGATGTTTTGGTAGAAGAGATTACCGGAGATATCTCAGAGATTGTTGTTTACAATGATGATGTAAATACATTTGATTGGGTCATCGAGAGTTTTATGGAAGTTTGCAAACATAGCTTTGAGCAAGCTGAACAACTCTCCATGATGGTCCACTTTAAGGGCAAGGCATCTGTCAAGAGGGGAGTATTTGACATTCTAAGACCCATGAAAGATGCACTTTGCGAAAGAGGTCTTTCCGCAGTTATTGAGACCATCAAAGTATAA
- a CDS encoding leucyl/phenylalanyl-tRNA--protein transferase, whose translation MPVFLLPDEFSLFPDPALADRTGLLAIGGVLTPEKLIQAYQNGIFPWYHYGEPVHWYCLTPRLMLVPSEINVSKSMRNLMNRSLYNVTMDNDFMAVMHACRSIDRKNQEGSWIHYELMEAFSKLHDKGIAHSVEIWRESQLVGGLYGLAMGKMFCGESMFAKEPNTSKLALIHLCRFLESKKFDFIDCQQDTAHLRKMGARLYPQKEFFHFLQMNRENDIVQESWNDIRF comes from the coding sequence GTGCCGGTATTTCTTTTGCCGGATGAATTTTCTTTATTTCCCGATCCTGCTTTGGCAGACCGCACAGGCCTTTTGGCAATCGGAGGCGTATTGACTCCTGAAAAACTTATACAAGCCTATCAGAATGGAATCTTTCCCTGGTACCATTATGGAGAGCCTGTGCATTGGTATTGCCTTACCCCTAGATTGATGCTTGTGCCATCTGAAATTAATGTATCCAAGAGCATGCGAAATTTAATGAATAGGAGCCTGTATAATGTAACCATGGATAATGATTTCATGGCTGTCATGCACGCTTGCAGATCGATTGATCGAAAAAACCAGGAGGGTAGCTGGATTCATTATGAGCTGATGGAGGCTTTTTCAAAGTTGCACGACAAAGGGATTGCTCATTCAGTTGAAATTTGGAGAGAAAGTCAATTGGTGGGTGGATTGTATGGACTTGCGATGGGTAAAATGTTTTGCGGAGAATCTATGTTTGCCAAGGAACCCAATACTTCCAAACTTGCGCTCATCCATTTATGTCGGTTTTTAGAATCTAAAAAGTTTGATTTTATAGATTGCCAGCAGGATACAGCCCATTTGCGGAAAATGGGAGCAAGGTTGTATCCCCAAAAGGAGTTTTTCCATTTCCTGCAAATGAACAGGGAAAATGACATCGTTCAGGAGTCCTGGAATGATATCCGATTTTAA
- a CDS encoding TlpA family protein disulfide reductase, translating to MTLLRFAVICITLGMFAFTPSVKKFPALTLKTLDGKSYDVNKNFSKNKLTVISFWATWCSPCKKELDAMKTIYKGWQDIGIEVVAITIDDIQQLNKVKPMVEQKKWSYTILSDVNRESLKKLGFQSVPQTFVVDKEGNIVYSHSGYTPGDEKNLDKKLREML from the coding sequence ATGACTTTATTAAGATTTGCTGTTATCTGTATCACCTTGGGAATGTTTGCCTTTACTCCTTCAGTCAAAAAGTTTCCAGCCCTTACTCTTAAAACTTTGGATGGTAAATCCTATGACGTCAACAAGAATTTTTCGAAAAACAAACTCACTGTGATTAGTTTTTGGGCGACCTGGTGTTCTCCCTGCAAAAAAGAATTGGATGCCATGAAAACGATCTACAAAGGATGGCAAGACATTGGTATAGAGGTAGTGGCTATTACCATTGACGATATTCAACAACTCAATAAGGTAAAACCCATGGTAGAACAAAAGAAATGGAGTTATACCATCTTATCTGATGTCAATCGAGAAAGCTTGAAAAAATTGGGATTTCAATCGGTACCACAAACTTTCGTGGTAGATAAGGAAGGCAATATTGTGTATTCTCATTCTGGCTATACCCCGGGTGATGAAAAAAATTTAGATAAGAAACTGAGGGAAATGCTTTAA
- a CDS encoding Omp28-related outer membrane protein, with amino-acid sequence MTIVRNKYSFFLLLSLLGLFLSCSDWEQMVLIPNQGGIASSKVILVEEFTGASCTNCPAGNAELVSIIDKYPNNVVVVGVHSNFLGNPAVAGEPDLRTKDAQDIETFLGTWFGKPEAAFNRKKFPNKTNIRVNRPDTWITFVEEELKQSHLADLKINITFDSSSRKLQVTLTATAVENIDKALYAHAMITESEIFVTQLDLTGKIPNYKHEHVLRKLLSQVGGDKMADKLSKGESAIKVFDYTLPDENILWVAEHCTAVGFISFDSSEKYVLQAAEGKIVKK; translated from the coding sequence ATGACAATTGTGCGAAATAAATATTCCTTCTTTCTTTTGTTGAGTCTTCTGGGATTGTTTTTATCCTGTTCAGATTGGGAGCAAATGGTATTGATACCGAACCAAGGTGGCATCGCGTCGAGTAAGGTGATCCTAGTTGAAGAATTTACAGGAGCATCCTGCACAAACTGTCCGGCTGGAAATGCAGAGCTCGTCAGTATCATCGACAAATACCCCAACAATGTGGTGGTGGTAGGAGTGCATTCCAATTTTCTGGGCAATCCTGCCGTGGCAGGCGAACCTGATTTAAGGACAAAGGACGCTCAGGACATAGAGACTTTTCTGGGAACCTGGTTTGGAAAACCGGAAGCTGCTTTTAACCGTAAAAAATTTCCCAACAAAACCAATATCCGCGTCAATAGACCCGACACCTGGATCACCTTTGTGGAAGAGGAACTCAAGCAAAGTCATTTGGCTGATTTGAAAATCAACATTACATTTGATTCAAGCAGTCGCAAACTTCAGGTCACTTTGACGGCAACTGCTGTGGAAAATATAGACAAGGCACTATATGCCCATGCAATGATCACCGAATCAGAGATTTTTGTCACACAGCTTGATCTGACCGGCAAAATTCCCAATTATAAACACGAACACGTGCTCAGAAAATTGTTGAGCCAGGTGGGAGGTGATAAGATGGCCGACAAATTATCCAAGGGGGAATCTGCGATCAAAGTATTTGATTACACCCTCCCTGATGAAAACATCTTATGGGTGGCTGAACATTGCACAGCAGTTGGATTTATCTCATTTGATTCTTCTGAGAAATATGTGCTCCAGGCTGCGGAAGGAAAGATAGTGAAGAAGTAA